The Sphingosinicella humi genome has a window encoding:
- a CDS encoding CaiB/BaiF CoA transferase family protein — MKPLAGLRILEFAGLAPAPFAAMMLADHGAEVVRIERAGWAPPIPPDKDILRRGRAEILTLDLKAEADAARARDLACSADGLIEGFRPGVMERLGLGPDLLCRDNPRLVYGRMTGWGQEGPLAGAAGHDINYIALAGNLHGYGRADGKPTPPLNAVGDFGGGGMLLAFAMLAGILSARATGKGSVIDCAMVDGAALLAAQTWSLLAAGMWKDERGANLLDGGAAFYDSYECADGKFIAVGALEPQFFAALAGKLNLSVPQNDPGLRDRLSELFRTRPRDQWCALLEGSDACVAPVLSMAEAPAHPHNAARGTFIEADGLVQPAPAPRFSQRVEDDPAG; from the coding sequence GTGAAGCCGCTCGCCGGCCTTCGCATCCTCGAATTCGCCGGGCTCGCACCGGCGCCCTTCGCGGCGATGATGCTGGCGGACCATGGTGCCGAGGTGGTGCGTATCGAACGGGCCGGCTGGGCGCCCCCGATCCCGCCCGACAAGGACATTCTTCGCCGGGGCCGAGCGGAAATACTGACGCTGGACCTCAAGGCCGAGGCCGACGCGGCTCGCGCGCGGGATCTGGCGTGCTCGGCCGATGGGCTGATCGAGGGGTTCCGCCCAGGCGTTATGGAGCGGCTGGGGCTGGGGCCCGACCTGCTGTGCCGGGACAATCCGCGCCTCGTCTACGGCCGCATGACAGGATGGGGGCAGGAGGGGCCGCTCGCCGGGGCCGCCGGGCACGACATCAACTACATCGCGCTCGCCGGCAATCTCCACGGCTATGGCCGCGCCGACGGCAAGCCGACGCCGCCGCTGAACGCCGTCGGCGATTTCGGCGGGGGCGGGATGCTGCTCGCTTTTGCCATGCTCGCCGGCATCCTCTCCGCCCGCGCGACGGGAAAGGGCAGCGTGATCGACTGCGCGATGGTCGACGGGGCCGCGCTCCTGGCCGCCCAGACCTGGAGCCTCCTCGCCGCCGGAATGTGGAAGGACGAACGCGGCGCGAACCTGCTCGACGGCGGCGCCGCCTTTTACGACAGCTATGAATGCGCCGACGGCAAGTTCATCGCAGTCGGCGCGCTGGAGCCCCAATTCTTCGCCGCCTTGGCGGGAAAGCTAAACCTTTCGGTTCCACAAAACGACCCCGGCCTCCGCGACCGCCTGTCCGAGCTCTTCCGCACCCGGCCGCGCGACCAATGGTGCGCGCTGCTGGAAGGCTCCGACGCCTGCGTGGCGCCGGTGCTGTCGATGGCCGAAGCTCCCGCCCATCCCCACAACGCCGCCCGCGGCACCTTCATCGAAGCGGACGGCTTGGTTCAGCCGGCGCCTGCCCCTCGCTTTTCGCAGCGAGTGGAAGACGATCCGGCCGGCTGA
- a CDS encoding aspartate/glutamate racemase family protein, giving the protein MKHIGILAHSAEGATLCYRTAWMEGIRHLGPHNHPEITLTGVAMHQALDAWERNDLPALRALFMEDARKLAAAGADFFVLPDNTAHIALEVPGEAFPIPCLHIAEVVADRAATDGRRRIAILGTRWTMEGPVYPGAFARRGLGWDIPDEADRKIIHDIIFDELCLGVFTDASRAEYVRIIETMAERGCDAAALVCTEIPLLITEAVSPLPILDSTRLLAAAAVDVALGQREMPGWRGGPL; this is encoded by the coding sequence ATGAAGCATATCGGCATCCTGGCCCACAGCGCCGAAGGGGCGACGCTCTGCTACCGCACGGCCTGGATGGAAGGCATTCGCCATCTGGGCCCGCATAATCATCCCGAGATCACTCTCACCGGCGTCGCCATGCACCAGGCGCTGGACGCCTGGGAACGGAACGATCTTCCGGCCCTGCGCGCGCTCTTCATGGAGGACGCGCGAAAGCTCGCGGCCGCCGGGGCCGACTTTTTCGTCCTCCCCGACAATACCGCCCATATCGCGCTCGAGGTGCCCGGTGAGGCCTTCCCGATCCCCTGCCTGCACATCGCCGAGGTGGTCGCCGACCGCGCCGCGACGGATGGCCGCCGCCGCATCGCCATCCTCGGCACGCGCTGGACGATGGAAGGCCCGGTCTATCCTGGCGCCTTCGCCCGTCGCGGTCTCGGCTGGGACATACCGGACGAGGCCGACCGCAAGATCATCCACGACATCATCTTCGACGAGCTTTGCCTCGGTGTCTTCACCGACGCCTCCCGCGCCGAATATGTCCGCATCATCGAGACGATGGCGGAGCGCGGCTGCGACGCGGCGGCGCTGGTCTGCACCGAGATTCCGCTACTGATCACAGAGGCGGTGTCGCCCCTCCCGATTCTCGACTCCACGCGACTCCTTGCCGCCGCCGCGGTGGACGTGGCCCTCGGCCAGCGGGAGATGCCCGGCTGGCGGGGCGGACCCTTGTGA